Genomic DNA from Rhodospirillaceae bacterium:
TGAAATGCCGCTGGCATGAAGTGGACGACAGGCCTGTCTAAATAGTTTTTTAAACATTTCCGATACATATTAGAGTCATCGATTCTATAATTTTGCTATTCTCGGATTCTCTTATCGTTTGGGCGTTAAATTGGCAAAATCTAAAAGCGAGCTACGAAGTCTGTCGGGCCAGCAAAAAGCGGCTGTTTTCATGCTCGCGCTCGGCCAGGAACACTCGGCACACATTTTCGAGCTGATGGACGACGAAGAAATTCGTGACATGTCGCAAACCATGGCGACCCTTGGCAACA
This window encodes:
- a CDS encoding flagellar motor switch protein FliG, which gives rise to MAKSKSELRSLSGQQKAAVFMLALGQEHSAHIFELMDDEEIRDMSQTMATLGNISSSVIEQLFVEFADQLSGGGGGAVVGSYDSAERL